A part of Acipenser ruthenus chromosome 12, fAciRut3.2 maternal haplotype, whole genome shotgun sequence genomic DNA contains:
- the LOC117416587 gene encoding calcium-activated chloride channel regulator 1-like has product MNCFAILLAFVLSSAKVTSFKVKLVDNGYNNVVIAIHEHIPANQKLLENIKNMVTRASGVLYNATRKRAFFRDVKILIPRTWGSWTGTQTPTYETYNQANVFIAKSSHRDGPYTLQYGGCGKEGRYIHFTPDIFLNDAFINNYGPREKVFVHEWAHLRWGVFNEYDESTPFYRPNLKSRLESTRCPKDITGDFCMPSSTPGDCSPCDDESSDLCVFTPHSTQNTNVSMMFMPSLTSVNMFCDSESHNAEAPNDQNRKCDYRSTWDVISESEDFKDNSNKPVYLDLPTPTFTLLQPKDRVFCLVLDVSGSMNGEGRLTRLRQASVLFLKYIIEEDSKVAIVTFNSNALIKRYLTEISDDNTRNQLIKDLPTTAEGGTNICSGLQMGFQVLEKDGSSEGGEIILLTDGEDSSVGRCFDEFKNKGTKIHSIALGPNAEKDLEKFPQMTGGFMFSTSDTFSSNGLLDAFMEISEDSLQLENTGKDIEPKGSFVGKVEVDSAVGNKTTFLVTWKTDSTPTMLIIDPDRKEYKNNDFKIEEHLHIGTLQIPDTAKKGTWMYNISNTDNNQQNVALTVLTKPSDSKNSPVLVNTYQKPGQPATIFVEIFQDFSPVINAEVTAIIETEKGSSSIHKLLDSGSGADLIRNDGIYSVFFRPTTKGRHGFKVRVESIKKQSKQEPALASHAMYVRSYFENGALHWNPPKPPVSDNLIPVEDFSRTKSGGAFIVTEVPPAGEDVYPPCKITDFAAAMENDTVMLSWTAPGDDLDEGTALEYELRISGNVQELRDRFHNATKVNTTAIRPLPARSKEEFSFVPEMTNDTVIYLAIRALDETGLASGLSNIEQVTIAKPAVPTTTANIKDDNKNTARNKDLILGIAVASVAGGTCLIIGVIAYAVQKRRSGQLNTGVI; this is encoded by the exons ATGAACTGCTTTGCAATTCTACTCGCATTCGTTTTATCTTCTGCCAAAGTGACCAGCTTCAAAGTTAAACTGGTTGATAATGGGTACAACAATGTTGTCATTGCAATCCACGAACACATACCTGCCAATCAAAAGCTTCTTGAAAATATCAAG aaCATGGTAACAAGAGCCTCGGGGGTCCTCTACAATGCTACAAGAAAAAGAGCTTTCTTCAGAGATGTTAAGATTTTAATACCAAGAACCTGGGGCTCATGGACAGGAACCCAGACACCCACATATGAGACATATAACCAG GCAAATGTTTTCATTGCTAAATCAAGCCATAGAGATGGTCCATACACACTTCAATATGGTGGCTGTGGAAAAGAGGGACGCTACATCCATTTCACCCCAGATATTTTCCTCAATGATGCTTTCATTAATAATTATGGACCAAGag AAAAAGTGTTTGTTCATGAGTGGGCTCATCTTCGCTGGGGAGTATTTAATGAATATGATGAGAGCACACCATTTTATCGGCCAAATCTAAAATCAAGGCTGGAATCAACAAG GTGCCCAAAAGACATAACAGGAGATTTCTGTATGCCTAGCAGTACTCCAGGAGACTGTTCACCATGTGATGATGAGTCTTCTGATCTCTGTGTATTTACACCCCACTCAACACAGAATACAAATGTCTCCATGATGTTCATGCCATCTTTAACATCA GTAAATATGTTTTGTGACAGTGAAAGTCATAATGCTGAAGCACCAAATGACCAGAACAGGAAATGTGATTACAGAAGCACTTGGGATGTTATCAGTGAATCTGAAGACTTCAAGGATAATTCTAATAAACCTGTATACCTTGATTTACCAACGCCTACGTTTACACTGCTGCAACCTAAAGACAGGGTATTCTGTTTAGTCCTTGATGTGTCTGGAAGCATGAATGGT GAAGGACGACTCACGCGACTGAGACAGGCATCTGTACTGTTCCTAAAGTACATAATAGAAGAGGACTCCAAAGTCGCTATTGTTACATTTAATAGCAATGCTTTAATCAAAAGATATTTAACCGAAATTTCAGATGACAACACAAGAAATCAACTCATTAAAGACTTACCTACAACTGCCGAAGGTGGCACAAATATCTGCAGTGGCCTTCAGATGGGATTTCAG GTACTTGAAAAGGATGGTAGCTCAGAGGGAGGTGAAATTATACTGCTTACAGACGGGGAAGACTCATCAGTTGGAAGATGTTTTGATGAGTTTAAGAATAAAGGCACCAAAATCCACAGCATAGCATTGGGACCAAATGCAGAAAAAGATTTGGAAAAATTTCCGCAGATGACAG GTGGATTCATGTTTTCCACCTCAGATACTTTTTCTTCTAATGGATTACTTGATGCCTTTATGGAAATATCTGAGGACAGTCTTCAG CTTGAAAACACTGGAAAAGACATAGAGCCAAAGGGTTCTTTTGTTGGGAAAGTAGAAGTTGACAGTGCTGTTGGTAATAAAACCACTTTCTTAGTGACCTGGAAGACTGACAGCACACCAACCATGTTAATAATCGATCCTGAcagaaaagaatataaaaacaacgATTTTAAAATCGAAGAACATTTGCATATTGGGACTCTGCAAATTCCTGATACAGCAAAG AAAGGCACATGGATGTACAACATTTCTAATACTGACAACAATCAACAGAATGTTGCGCTCACAGTATTAACAAAACCATCAGATTCTAAAAACTCGCCAGTTCTTGTTAATACTTATCAAAAACCAGGTCAACCAGCAACTATTTTTGTAGAGATCTTCCAAGACTTTTCCCCTGTTATTAATGCTGAAGTCACTGCTATTATTGAAACTGAAAAAGGTTCTTCAAGTATCCACAAACTTCTCGATAGTggctcag GTGCTGACCTGATCAGAAATGATGGCATTTACTCTGTTTTCTTTAGACCAACCACCAAAGGCAGACATGGTTTCAAAGTAAGAGTTGAAAGTATAAAAAAACAATCCAAGCAAGAGCCTGCACTGGCCTCACATGCCATGTATGTAAGAAGCTATTTTGAAAATG GTGCATTACACTGGAATCCTCCAAAACCCCCAGTCAGTGATAATCTCATCCCCGTTGAAGATTTCAGCAGGACCAAATCTGGAGGGGCATTTATAGTAACAGAAGTGCCTCCAGCAGGTGAAGATGTCTACCCTCCTTGTAAAATTACTGACTTCGCTGCTGCCATGGAAAATGATACAGTTATGTTGTCATGGACAGCACCAGGGGATGACTTGGATGAAGGAACAG CTTTGGAGTATGAATTAAGAATAAGTGGGAACGTTCAGGAACTCAGAGACAGATTTCACAACGCTACCAAGGTCAACACTACTGCAATTCGACCCCTGCCCGCTAGATCCAAGGAAGAATTTTCTTTTGTGCCAGAAATGACCAATGACACTGTCATCTACCTAGCCATTCGTGCTCTTGATGAGACAGGACTTGCTTCAGGCTTGTCCAACATAGAACAAGTGACCATTGCTAAACCAGCTGTTCCTACAACTACCGCTAATATTAAGgatgacaataaaaatacagcTCGTAATAAAGACCTTATTCTGGGAATAGCAGTGGCTTCTGTAGCTGGAGGTACATGTCTTATTATAGGTGTGATTGCATATGCTGTACAAAAGAGAAGGAGTGGGCAACTCAACACTGGAGTAATATAA